A single genomic interval of Antechinus flavipes isolate AdamAnt ecotype Samford, QLD, Australia chromosome 1, AdamAnt_v2, whole genome shotgun sequence harbors:
- the SLC8B1 gene encoding mitochondrial sodium/calcium exchanger protein, protein MTAGMRGNRVLSHLQLLSWLCLLLRHTSPVQGAGPAAQTTGNPSPLIVQKDFNSTKGVDCRKVHNLTVSERCDFVQTNPDCQTERGYVNYLKGIFCLFSPELLPLVVILYVFWLFYLFLFLAVTAEKFFCPNLSAISTILKLSHNVAGVTFLAFGNGAPDVFSALVAFSNPHTAGLAIGALFGAGVLVTTVVAGSIAIIRPFTAASRPFFRDIIFYMVAIFLTSTVLYTGKITLGWSLGYLGFYLFYVFTVVLSTWIYQRQSVSAFIPTQPSPPPVSKSEDGNSSVTNSYDYADEYKPQFHSGESLSRILSQSLNPLDYQKWKRKPWYWKLLKIFKMPAEFLLLLTVPLVDLDKEDQNWKRPLNCLHLITSPVVCVMTLQSGMYGFYEIQGIFPIWGVMLLVGIFLACVTFFITSNDRPPRFYRLFAFLGFFVSALWSNAAATEVVNVLSSLGIIFQLSNTILGLTLLAWGNSIGDAISDLTLARQGYPRMAYSACFGGIIFNILVGVGLGCVMEITRSNTDVKLESDGLLVWVLAGALGLSLVFSFISVPVQCFQLSKVYGFCLLFFYVGFLTVALLTEFGVIHPKAG, encoded by the exons TGTAGGAAGGTGCACAACCTGACCGTCTCTGAGAGATGTGACTTTGTCCAGACCAACCCAGACTGCCAGACTGAGCGTGGATACGTCAACTACCTCAAAGGCATCTTCTGCCTCTTCTCCCCGGAACTCCTGCCTTTAGTGGTCATTCTCTAT GTATTCTGGCtgttttatctctttctgttCCTTGCTGTCACAGCTGAGAAGTT TTTCTGCCCCAACTTGTCAGCTATCTCCACCATCTTGAAGCTTAGCCACAATGTGGCAG GTGTTACCTTCTTGGCCTTTGGCAATGGGGCCCCTGATGTCTTCAGTGCGCTGGTGGCTTTCTCCAACCCCCACACGGCTGGGCTGGCCATCGGAGCACTCTTCG GTGCTGGCGTGCTGGTCACCACAGTGGTAGCCGGCAGCATTGCTATCATCCGGCCCTTCACGGCGGCCTCCAGGCCCTTCTTTAGAGACATAATTTTTTACATGGTGGCCATCTTCCTGACCTCCACCGTGCTGTACACAGGCAAGATCACTCTGGGCTGGAGCCTAG GTTACCTGGGCTTTTACCTCTTCTATGTGTTCACTGTGGTCCTCTCCACCTGGATATATCAGCGGCAGAGTGTGTCAGCGTTCATCCCCACCCAACCCAGCCCCCCACCAG TATCGAAATCAGAGGATGGGAATTCTTCTGTGACCAACAGCTATGATTATG CGGATGAGTACAAACCCCAGTTCCACAGTGGAGAGTCCTTATCTCGGATCCTGTCTCAGTCCCTCAACCCCCTGGACTACCAGAAGTGGAAGCGGAAACCCTGGTATTGGAAGCTGCTTAAAATCTTCAAG ATGCCGGCAGAGTTTCTGCTGCTGCTCACGGTGCCTCTTGTGGACCTggacaaggaggatcaaaactGGAAACGGCCCCTCAACTGTCTCCATCTGATCACCAGCCCCGTGGTCTGTGTCATGACTCTGCAGTCCGGAATGT ATGGATTCTATGAGATCCAGGGCATCTTCCCCATCTGGGGGGTCATGTTGCTGGTGGGCATCTTCCTTGCCTGCGTTACCTTCTTCATCACCTCCAACGACCGACCTCCCAGGTTTTACCGG CTCTTTGCCTTCCTGGGCTTCTTTGTCAGCGCCCTTTGGAGCAACGCGGCGGCCACTGAAGTGGTGAATGTCCTAAGTTCTTTGGGTATCATCTTCCAGCTCAGCAACACCATCTTGGGGCTGACTCTGCTTGCCTGGGGGAACAGTATTGGTG ATGCCATCTCAGATCTCACTCTGGCACGGCAGGGGTACCCACGGATGGCCTACTCAGCCTGCTTTGGGGGCATCATCTTCA ATATCCTGGTGGGTGTAGGTCTGGGCTGTGTGATGGAAATCACCAGAAGTAACACAGATGTGAAG TTGGAGTCCGATGGACTGCTGGTGTGGGTCTTGGCAGGAGCTTTGGGGCTCAGTCTGGTGTTTTCCTTCATCTCGGTGCCGGTCCAGTGCTTCCAGCTGAGCAAAGTGTATGGGTTCTGCCTGCTCTTCTTCTACGTGGGCTTCCTCACTGTGGCGTTACTCACGGAGTTTGGGGTGATTCACCCGAAAGCAGGATGA